From the Wolbachia endosymbiont of Encarsia formosa genome, the window GTTGAGTTTCTACTCACGATTGTGAAGGTTGCTGTATTGCTTGCAATACCTGTAGGAGCGTTGTTTTTTTTCGATAGAAACAATTTTATCATAAGTGAAGAAATATTAAGTCTTACAACATCGCAAATTCTTGCCCGCTCTACACTCCTTACTCTATGGTGTTTTATTGGACTTGAATTGGCAACAGCACCTGCAGGTTCAGTTGATAATCCAGCTAAAACTATACCAAAAGCTGTGGTGCTTGGCACAGTTTGTGTTGCTGTTATATATTTTATCAACAATTTTGCAATTATGGGATTGATCAATGGCAACAATTTAGCAAGTTCAAGAGCACCATATGTTGATGCAATAAAAATTATGTTTTCTGGTAATTGGCATTTAATTGTTTCTATAGTTGCATTCATTTTTTGTGTTGGCAGTCTAAACGCTTGGGTTTTATCTAGTGGACAAGTTGCTTTTGGTCTTGCAGAAGATAGACTAATGCCAAAATTCTTTGCTAAAAGGAACAAGCATGGCTCTCCTTTTTGGGGAATAACAGTTAGTTCAATTGGAACTGCAGTTTTACTAATTCTCACTTCAAACAACAATTTTGCACAGCAGATTACGTCGATTATTGACTTTTCTGTAATTTCATTTTTGTTCGTTTATCTTACATGCTGTTTTGCCTTTCTAAAGGTTATTATAAAGGAGAAGAGTTGTTATAAGCTTTTAATTGGTAGCATAGCAACAACCTTTTGTTGTTGGGTGATATTAGAAACCCCTGTAGGTACTCTGCTGATTTCGAGCCTGTTTACTGCAAGTGGCATACCCATTTATTTATTGTGGTACTGCAAGACTTCTGTGCAACAAATTCAGTAGTGAGAGATGCACTTTAAATGGTTAATATTTATGGGCCAAGGTTTTTTTTCTCTTTATCTACTTGTTCAATATTACCATTCTCAAGTTTGCTACCTACTTCTTCTGTTCGTTTATTATCTACGTAGATCTCATTTTTTGCTTTATTAGAAAGAACTATTTGCGATTGCAGTTTTTTATACTCTTCTTTTTCAGGCGTGAAAATTTTCACTAAAAATCTTCCTATTATTGGTATTGAACTTAAAAAATCCTTTAGTCTGAAAGGTTCTTGCTTTTTATTTGATAGATACTGATCTGTCTTAGGAATTTTTACACCATACTTTTTATCATCAAAATTTATCGCTGGCTTGCTTTTTTTCGAAAGAACATCTTGAATCTCTAATCTATTGACTTTTTCAGGCTTTTGAAATGCAGATACTACAGATTTGACCTTAGTGTCATCATGTTTTTTACTCATTTCATTCTACCATGCAATATTACTAGCATCTTATAATTATAACTAAATTATGGTTAATTGCAAGGTAAAAATATTAAAGTAATTGTAAATTTTATCAGTAAAAATATAATATAGCTTTAAAATCAAAGGTTTATTTATATGGGATGTAAGATTGCAGTTATTGGAGCAACAGGAAGAGTAGGGCGTGAGGTATTAAGCGCGCTTGCCGAGTTTCAAGACGAAGGAAAAATTTCAATAGATTCTGTTGTTGCTTTTGCATCAAAAAAATCAGAGGGAAAAAAGGTAAGTTTCGGCGATGAAGAATTAACTGTCTTAGACCTTGAGAACTACGATTTTGTTGGAATTAATATAGCAATTTTCTGTGCTGGGTCTCATGTTTCCGAGAGATACGTACCGATTGCAACTGAAGCTGGATGTATTGTCGTAGATAATACCTCTCATTTTAGGATGAAAGAAGGCGTGCCACTAGTTATTCCAGAGATCAACAAAGATAAAATTACGGAGTATAAAAACCATAACATAATATCTAATCCAAATTGTACTACAATACAAATGTTGCTGGCATTACATTTATTACACCAAAAAGCAAAAATAAAGAGAATCGTTGCTTCAACTTATCAATCAACTTCTGGTGTAGGTAAAGCAGCAATGGATGAGCTTTACAATCAGACAAAAAAAATCTTTATGAATGAAGCTAAAAAACCTGAAATATTTCCTAAGCAAATAGCATTTAATTGCATTCCTCATATAGGAGAGTTCATGGAAGATGGTTCTACAAAAGAGGAGTGGAAAATGCAAGAGGAGGCAAAAAAAATTTTAGAAGAGGATATAAAAGTAACTGCAACTTGTGTCCGAGTACCTGTTCTTGTTGGTCATGCTATAGCAGTAAATGTAGAATTTGATCAGCATATAACTGAAGAAGAAGCTCGTGAAATGCTAAGTGAAGACGATGGAGTTTTAGTGCAAGATAAGCGCGAAGATGGTGGATATATGACTCAGGTTGATGTTGTGCAAGAGGATGCCGTATACATATCGCGTATTAGACAAGACGATACCGTTAAACACGGATTAAATATGTGGATAGTAGCTGATAATCTACGCAAAGGTGCAGCACTAAATATAGTGCAGATCTTGGAGATCTTGATCAAAGAGCATTTATATCTCAATAACTTAAATCTATATTGACATGTCCCATTTTACGCTTGTCCCTAACCTCTTTTTTCCCATATATGGTTAAACTAGCTTTTTCGTTGCTCAAATATTTGTGAGAATTATATATATCATTACCTATTATATTTTTTGTCATGCAAGGAAAGCGTAATACTACTTCCTGCATAGATAGACCGCATATTATCCTAACTAGCTGCTCGAATTGACTAACGTTGCATGCATCCAAGCTCCAGTGGCAAGAATTGTGGGGTCTTGGGGCCAGTTCATTAACTAGTAATTCATGATTTTGAGTGATGAAAAATTCAATAGCTAGAATTCCTACTACATCAAGTGCAGTTGCTATTTTCTCTGCAGTTTTTTGTACCTCTTGGGCTAATTTATTATCTATTTTAGCTGGTGCTATTGAAGTATTAAGTATTCCGTCAACGTGGTGATTCTCTGCTATAGGAAAAAAAGCTACTTTACCGTTTTTATCTCTTGCAACGACTATTGAAACCTCTTTCAGTAAATCAACACTTGCTTCAAGAATGTACTCTTTATTCCAATCGAAGGAAGCAAATTGCTTCAGCTCAGAATCATTTTCAATCACATATTGTCCTTTTCCATCATAACCCATTTCTGTTGTTTTTAGCCTCACTGGATAGCTAAAAGTTTCACTACTTTCTAGTAGCCGATTATAATTTTGTATACTTTTGTAATCAGCAGTTTTTATGCTTAAATCTCTAATAAAATCTTTCTCTCTCAGCCTATTTTGCGAAATGTGTAACGCCTTTTTACCTGGATAAAAATCTGTATGCTGCGACACAATATCAATTGCACTACATGGAATATTTTC encodes:
- a CDS encoding APC family permease, with protein sequence MSNKIGFWAVFALVISSQIGSGVFMLPISLAPYGAYSLISWAISGAGAVSLALVFATLCAKFPETGGPHVYVKHTFGSTAAFFVGWTYWVISWFSTTALIVVGVGYLTPFFHEDIKSMRLFLELLLFTIITLINLRGIATAGRVEFLLTIVKVAVLLAIPVGALFFFDRNNFIISEEILSLTTSQILARSTLLTLWCFIGLELATAPAGSVDNPAKTIPKAVVLGTVCVAVIYFINNFAIMGLINGNNLASSRAPYVDAIKIMFSGNWHLIVSIVAFIFCVGSLNAWVLSSGQVAFGLAEDRLMPKFFAKRNKHGSPFWGITVSSIGTAVLLILTSNNNFAQQITSIIDFSVISFLFVYLTCCFAFLKVIIKEKSCYKLLIGSIATTFCCWVILETPVGTLLISSLFTASGIPIYLLWYCKTSVQQIQ
- a CDS encoding aspartate-semialdehyde dehydrogenase, whose product is MGCKIAVIGATGRVGREVLSALAEFQDEGKISIDSVVAFASKKSEGKKVSFGDEELTVLDLENYDFVGINIAIFCAGSHVSERYVPIATEAGCIVVDNTSHFRMKEGVPLVIPEINKDKITEYKNHNIISNPNCTTIQMLLALHLLHQKAKIKRIVASTYQSTSGVGKAAMDELYNQTKKIFMNEAKKPEIFPKQIAFNCIPHIGEFMEDGSTKEEWKMQEEAKKILEEDIKVTATCVRVPVLVGHAIAVNVEFDQHITEEEAREMLSEDDGVLVQDKREDGGYMTQVDVVQEDAVYISRIRQDDTVKHGLNMWIVADNLRKGAALNIVQILEILIKEHLYLNNLNLY
- a CDS encoding 5-(carboxyamino)imidazole ribonucleotide synthase, with translation MNKTDPLDKKVIGIIGNGQLGKMTAIAAIKLGHKTHIFASTKNDPACSVADDLTIADFCDKRALESFAQSVDLVTIESENIPCSAIDIVSQHTDFYPGKKALHISQNRLREKDFIRDLSIKTADYKSIQNYNRLLESSETFSYPVRLKTTEMGYDGKGQYVIENDSELKQFASFDWNKEYILEASVDLLKEVSIVVARDKNGKVAFFPIAENHHVDGILNTSIAPAKIDNKLAQEVQKTAEKIATALDVVGILAIEFFITQNHELLVNELAPRPHNSCHWSLDACNVSQFEQLVRIICGLSMQEVVLRFPCMTKNIIGNDIYNSHKYLSNEKASLTIYGKKEVRDKRKMGHVNIDLSY